A segment of the Streptomyces sp. NBC_00376 genome:
GCGGCGAGCGGGGGAATCCGGGTATCGTCCACGGCCGCCCCGGCCAGCGCGTCCAGCCGCTCGTACAGCGCGTGCACGGCCGGGTCCTCGGCCAGCGGCGCCAGCTCGGCGTAGATCTCGCCGCCGACGCCCGTGGTGTCCAGCAGCACGAGATGCTCGCGGTCCTTGGCGGCCATGGGGGAGCCGGTCGTCGAGACCGTACCCAGCAGCTCGGCGAGGGCCGGTGAAACGGGCTCCTCGGCGGAGACCGGCCCGTCCAGCAGCCGGGCCAGCCGACGCCGCCGCTCCCGGATCTCGCCCTCCTGCCGGGCCAGATCCGCGTCCAGCCCGGCCAGTACCTCCATGAGCTCGTGCCCCTCCGCGTCGGCGAGCACGTCCCGCACCTCGTCCAGCCCGAGCCCGAGCTCGGTGAGCCGCCGGATCCGGGCCAGCACCACGGCGTCCCGCACGCTGTAGACGCGGTAGCCGTTGGCCCGGCGTACGGGCTCGGGAAGCAGCCCGATGTGGTGGTAGTGCCGGACCGCCCGCGAGGTGACCCCGACGAGCGCGGCTATCTCTCCGATGCGCATGGCTCCAGTAGAAACCGTGACGCTGCGGCAGGGTCAAGCGCTCACCGAGCACCTCTCCGTGTCCGACAACTCCGGACCCGCCTGCGCCACGATCGAGGGACCTGCTCCCACCTCACGGACGGCGGGTCCATCGATGACGGGTAGCATGGTCGGCACGGCAGACGAGCCGGGCGGACGGCCGCGTGGGGATCCTCGGATCTCCCCGAGGAACGTCCGGGCTCCACAGGGCAGGGTGATGGCTAACGGCCACCCGGGGTGACCCGCGGGACAGTGCCACAGAAAACAGACCGCCGGGGACTTCGGTCCTCGGTAAGGGTGA
Coding sequences within it:
- a CDS encoding MerR family transcriptional regulator; its protein translation is MRIGEIAALVGVTSRAVRHYHHIGLLPEPVRRANGYRVYSVRDAVVLARIRRLTELGLGLDEVRDVLADAEGHELMEVLAGLDADLARQEGEIRERRRRLARLLDGPVSAEEPVSPALAELLGTVSTTGSPMAAKDREHLVLLDTTGVGGEIYAELAPLAEDPAVHALYERLDALAGAAVDDTRIPPLAAELAAAVPDGVLAAIPSEGPVVAGLGEALLDDFAPAQAEVVRRVMAALAARVTGSTAGRDAG